CGCCGCGTGCGCGGATCGGTTTGCCGCACTCGAGCAGGTGCCGGTGCCGCCGCACTGGGGCGGCTACCGCATCGCCGCCGACGTGGTGGAGTTCTGGCAGGGCCGGGAGAACCGCATCCACAACCGCATCCGGGTGCTCCGCGCGGACGGGCCGGCCGGGGCTCGCCGCGTGGAGCGCCTGCAGCCCTGAGCGGTTAACATTCTTCGCCGTGGGGGAAATCGGCCGCCCGGGATTGCGGGAGCGCAAGAAGCGGCGTACCCGCGCCACGCTGATCGACGCCGCCGTGCAACTGTGCCTGGAGCAGGGGTACGACAACACCACGGTGGAGCAGATCGCGGCCGCGGCCGAGGTGTCCCCGCGCACCTTCAGCCGCTATTTCCCCACCAAGGACGCCGTGGTCCTGACCCTGCTCGACGAGCTGGTGGAACGCGTCGTCGAGGAGCTGGCGAGGATCCCGTTCGACGTGCCCGTGTTCGAGGCATTCCGCCGCGCCCATGTCAACGTGCTGGGAGGGGTCGCCGCCGGCGGGGTGCCGGGACTGTCCACCGAGCGGATCGTGCTGATGCTGCGGATCGTGAATTCGACCCCCGCGCTCAAGACAGCGGCCACCGACTTCAAGCCGCGTGCCACGCTCGACGCGTTGGCGGAGCGGCTGGGCACCGATGTCGAAGATCGTCGGGTGGCGCTGGTCACCGCCGTCTGGGCCTCGATCATCGTCACCGCGTGCGGAGACCTCGTGGAAGACCGCGACGGCCTCGAACTGGGGCCGGAGCTGATGGTCGAGCGGATCTCCGAGTCCTTCCGACACTTCGTCGAACTCACCGCCGACCTGACCTGAGGATGCGGCCCCGGCAGCGCCGAACCGGCCGTAGAGCAACCCCCCGCAGGCGCACCGCGACGATAGCGACTACCTTTCCTTAGTACAGACAGCACTGTCGCTGCCAACGAGCGCAGAAGGGGTTTCCGTGGCCAGCAACTCGGATCGAGATTCAACCCTCGAAACCGCCACCCTGAAGTACCCGGGTGGAGAGATCGACCTGGAGATCGTCCCGGCGACGGAGGGCTCAGACGGGATCGCGCTGGGGCCCCTGCTGGCGAAGACGGGCTACACCACCTTCGACGGCGGTTTCGTCAACACCGCTTCGACGAAGTCCTCGATCACCTACATCGACGGTGACGCGGGCATCCTGCGGTACCGGGGCTACCCGATCGACCAGCTCGCGGAGAAGTCGACGTTCATCGAGGTCAGCTATCTGCTGATCTACGGCGAGTTGCCCAACACCGAGCAGCTCGAGGAATTCACCACCCGCATTCAGCGGCACACCCTGCTGCACGAGGACCTCAAGCGCTTCTTCGACGGCTTCCCCCGCAACGCACACCCCATGCCGGTGCTGTCCTCGGCGGTCAACGCGCTGTCCGCCTACTACCAGGATTCGCTGGACCCGTTGGACAACAAGCAGGTCGAGCTGTCGACCATCCGGCTGCTGGCCAAGCTGCCGACCATCGCCGCCTACGCCTACAAGAAGTCCGAGGGCCAGCCCTTCCTGTACCCGGACAACTCGTTGACGCTGGTGGAGAACTTCCTGCGGATGACGTTCGGCTTCCCGGCCGAGCCCTACGAGGTCGACCCCGAGATCGTCCGCGCGCTGGACATGCTGCTGATTCTGCACGCCGATCACGAACAGAACTGTTCGACCTCGACGGTCCGGCTGGTCGGCTCCTCGCAGGCCAACCTGTTCACCTCGATCTCCGGCGGCATCAACGCGCTGTGGGGGCCGCTGCACGGCGGCGCCAACCAGGCGGTCCTGGAGATGCTCGAGAAGATCCGGGTCGGCGACGACGATGTGAAGACCTTCGTCAAGAAGGTCAAGAACCGCGAGGACGGCGTCAAGCTGATGGGCTTCGGCCATCGGGTCTACAAGAACTACGACCCGCGGGCGCGCATCGTCAAGGAGCAGGCCGACAAGATCCTGGCCAAGCTCGGTGGCGACGACGAGCTGCTGCAGATCGCCAAGGAGCTCGAGGAGATCGCGCTCACCGACGACTTCTTCATCGAACGCAAGCTCTACCCGAACGTGGACTACTACACGGGCGTCATCTACCGGGCGATGGGCTTCCCCACCCGGATGTTCACCGTGTTGTTCGCGCTGGGTCGGCTGCCGGGCTGGATTGCGCACTGGCGCGAAATGCACGGCGAGCCCAACAAGATCGGCCGGCCTCGCCAGATCTACACCGGCTACACCGAGCGCGATTACGCCGACCTCAGCACCCGCTGAGATTGGGCACGCGCTAACGCCTTTCAGCCAACGGTCCGACGTCGGCGTCGGCTCGCCGCGGAGGCACGCTCGCGGAGTAGGGTCACTGCAATGACGACAAAACCCGAGATCGATTTTCCGGAGGGACCCGCGCCGACCGAGTTGGTCAGCGAGGACCTGGTGGTCGGCGACGGCCCAGAGGCGGTTCCCGGCGGCACCGTCGAGGTGCACTATGTCGGCGTCGAATTCGACACCGGCGAGGAATTCGACAGCTCCTGGGACCGCGGGCAGAGCATCGAATTTCCGTTGCGGGGCCTCATCCAGGGTTGGCAGGACGGCATTCCCGGCATGAAGGTGGGTGGGCGGCGCAAGTTGACCATCCCGCCCGCCCAGGCGTACGGACCGGCCGGCGGCGGGCACCGGTTGTCGGGCAAGACCCTGATCTTCGTGATCGATTTGCTGGGCGTGCGCTGACGCGCGGTCTCGGTCAAGAGCGCGGCGCGGTTGCCGGCCACCTGACTTGCCCTGAATTCGCCTCGTCGTAGGTAGGCCCTGTCCTAGGCTGCAGACTCGCTCGGATGAGCGGGCCTGACAGTGCGAGGATGGAGGTCCCATGTCGGATCCCGACGAGACCCGAACGATCACCGGGTGGGAATCCGCGTCGCGCTTATACCGGCGGCCACCGGGTCTGGGCTGGCTGTTCGCGTTGCTGGTGGTCCCGTTGTTGCTGGGGTTGCTCGGCTGGGGGACCCGCGACAAGTCCGACCCCGATGCGTCGTTCTCCGGTGTCGAGCCGTCGCTGTCGGCCCCCGCGGTGGACGGGCCGGCGGATGCGCCCGGCGCCGGGCTGCCCGGCCTTCCCGCCGCCCTGTCAATCACGCGCAACAGCAACGACATAACGCTGTCCGGCGACCTTCCGAACGCGGCCGCGCGCACCGGGCTGCTGGACCTGCTGGAGTCGATCCACGGCCCGGACGTGAATCTGGTCGACAACCTGCACATCGCCGCGGGGGCGTCCGGGCCGGACCTGACCGGCCTGCAGGGGGTGTTCGCCGCGGCGGTCGACATTCCGGATTTCGGCTGGACGCGCAACGGTGACGCCGTCACACTGACCGGAACCGCCCCCGACGAACAGGTCCGGGACCAGGTCGAAGCGGCCGCTCGAAGCGCGTGGCCGAATGCCAACCTCACCAATCGGATCCGGGTCCCGGGGTCGGCCGCGCCGACACCGGGCGGCGCGTGCGCCGGGCTGCAGGCCGATATCACTGCGCTGCTGAACCAGCCCGTCACCTTCGAAACCGACGGGGCGACACTGACATCGGACAGCAGGCAGATGCTGAGCCGGGTGGCGGAGGAGATCACCGCCTGTCCCGAGGCGCGGATCTCGGTGGACGGCTACACCGACAGCAGCGGCAGCGACGCGATCAACGTCCCGCTGAGCGCCAACCGGGCCAGGGCCGTCGCGGAATTTCTCATCTCCCAAGGAGTTTCGTCTGACCTCGTCACCTGGAACGGGCACGGGTCGGACAATCCGATCGCCGGCAATGACACGCCGGAGGGCAAGGCCCAGAATCGCCGCGTCGAGATCACCGTCAGCTGAGGAGGATTCGCAATGGATTTCGTCATCCAGTGGTTGTGGTGCCTGGTGGCCTTCCTGGCCGGCTCGGGGGTGGCCTGGGTGATCGCCGTGGTGGTGGTCCAGCGCACCAGCGAGGCGGAGGCCTTCGCCGACCTGCCCGGTTCGCGGGAGATCGGGGCGTCGCGATGAACGACGTCAACGGGTGGCTGCTGGCGCTGGCCTTCGCGCTCGGGTTGCTGCTCACCTTCGCATTCATGCTGCGGCGGGTCACCCGAGAGGTCCCGGTGTACGGCCCGCTGGGGCGGGGGCCGAACGTGGACGCGGCTGCGGTGCAGACCCGATCCCGCGCGGGCACCGGGGATTTCGAGATCGCCGACCCGGAACCCTTCGGGACCGGGTCGGTCCGGCTGGCCGCGCCCAGCGGTATCGGCCCGCCGGGGTTCACCATCAAGGGCAACGAGGACTCGATGCTCTATCACACCACCGACAGCCCGTCCTACGAGGCGACCGTCGCCGAGGTGTGGTTCACGACTCCCGCCGACGCCGAGCGGGCCGGGTTCGCGCGCTGGGACGCCAAAAGGCCGGACGACACGAACCAGTAGAGCAGCAGGCGTTGCGGCTACTGCGTGCGCAGCACGAAGCCCACGCCGCGCACGGTGTGCAGCAGGCGCGGGGCGCCCCCGGCCTCGAGCTTGCGCCGCAGATAGCCGATGAACACGTCGACCACGTTGGTGTCGGCGGCGAAGTCGTAACCCCACACCAGCTCGAGCAGTTGGGCCCGGGACAGCACCGCGGTCTTGTGCTCGGCGAGCACCGCCAACAGGTCGAACTCGCGTTTGGTCAGGTCGACGTCGACACCGTTGACCCGCGCCCGCCGGCCGGGGATGTCCACCTCGAGCGGGCCCACCTGGATGGTCTCCGAGGAGAACGTCGCGGTGGCGCCGCGGCGGCGCAGCAGGGCCTTCACCCGGGCGACCAGCTCGGCCAGCACGAAGGGCTTGACCAGATAGTCGTCGGCGCCGGCCTCCAGGCCCGCCACCCGGTCGTCGACCGAACTGCGCGCCGAGAGCACACACACCGGCACGTCGTTGTCCATCGCGCGCAGGGCCGTCACCACGCTGACCCCGTCGAGCACCGGCATGTTGATGTCGAGCACGATCGCATCCGGCCGGGTCTCGGTGGCGCTGCGCAAGGCTTCGGCCCCGTCGACGGCGGTGGATACCTCGAATCCGGACAGCCGCAGCCCGCGCTCGAGCGAGGCCAGCACGTCGGCATCGTCGTCGACCACCAAGACCCGAGGGGAACCCGCAGCACTGTCCATGGGCTCAATTTTGCCTGATCGCTGCCCGCGAACGGCGCAGGCGCTTGACCTCAACGCTTGTTCGGGTTCTACGTTGGGCCCCATGCGCATCCTGCGGGCGGCCCCGACCTCGCAAAACGGTGCGGACGCCGCTGGTCACCAGGCGCGGGACCGGTGCTGTCGCCGTGTCGTGGGAGCATCGGAATTGGAGGTCAGGTGGCGACGTTGATGTCGCGTGGTCGGGTATCGGTAGGGACACACCCGCACAAAGGAGCGACGAGGGAGTTGATTGCACCGCCGCCGCAGCGCATCCGGGGTAGTTCGGATCTGATCCGGCTGCTGCCGTATCTGCTGCCGTACCGCGCGCGCTGGATCACCATGGTGCTCGTCGCGTTGGCCAGCCTCGCCGCGACCATCGCGATCCCGCTGATGACCAAGGCCGTCATCGACGGTCCCGTCCGCAACCAGGACCAGCGTGGCCTGTGGATCCTCGGCACCGCGGCTCTGGCGATCGGCGTCACCGAGGCGGTGCTGTGGTTCATCCGCCGTTGGCTGACCGCCCGCGCGACGATGGGGGTCGAGGCCGACATCCGCAAGGACCTCTACGCGCGGCTGCAGATCCTGCCGATGTCGTTCCACGGCCGCTGGCAGTCCGGTCAGTTGCTGTCGCGGGTGATGAACGACCTGGCCACCATCCGCCGATTCTTGTCCTTCGGCCTGGT
This DNA window, taken from Mycolicibacterium sp. MU0050, encodes the following:
- a CDS encoding FKBP-type peptidyl-prolyl cis-trans isomerase is translated as MTTKPEIDFPEGPAPTELVSEDLVVGDGPEAVPGGTVEVHYVGVEFDTGEEFDSSWDRGQSIEFPLRGLIQGWQDGIPGMKVGGRRKLTIPPAQAYGPAGGGHRLSGKTLIFVIDLLGVR
- a CDS encoding TetR family transcriptional regulator, producing MGEIGRPGLRERKKRRTRATLIDAAVQLCLEQGYDNTTVEQIAAAAEVSPRTFSRYFPTKDAVVLTLLDELVERVVEELARIPFDVPVFEAFRRAHVNVLGGVAAGGVPGLSTERIVLMLRIVNSTPALKTAATDFKPRATLDALAERLGTDVEDRRVALVTAVWASIIVTACGDLVEDRDGLELGPELMVERISESFRHFVELTADLT
- the prrA gene encoding two-component system response regulator PrrA; protein product: MDSAAGSPRVLVVDDDADVLASLERGLRLSGFEVSTAVDGAEALRSATETRPDAIVLDINMPVLDGVSVVTALRAMDNDVPVCVLSARSSVDDRVAGLEAGADDYLVKPFVLAELVARVKALLRRRGATATFSSETIQVGPLEVDIPGRRARVNGVDVDLTKREFDLLAVLAEHKTAVLSRAQLLELVWGYDFAADTNVVDVFIGYLRRKLEAGGAPRLLHTVRGVGFVLRTQ
- a CDS encoding citrate synthase, with protein sequence MASNSDRDSTLETATLKYPGGEIDLEIVPATEGSDGIALGPLLAKTGYTTFDGGFVNTASTKSSITYIDGDAGILRYRGYPIDQLAEKSTFIEVSYLLIYGELPNTEQLEEFTTRIQRHTLLHEDLKRFFDGFPRNAHPMPVLSSAVNALSAYYQDSLDPLDNKQVELSTIRLLAKLPTIAAYAYKKSEGQPFLYPDNSLTLVENFLRMTFGFPAEPYEVDPEIVRALDMLLILHADHEQNCSTSTVRLVGSSQANLFTSISGGINALWGPLHGGANQAVLEMLEKIRVGDDDVKTFVKKVKNREDGVKLMGFGHRVYKNYDPRARIVKEQADKILAKLGGDDELLQIAKELEEIALTDDFFIERKLYPNVDYYTGVIYRAMGFPTRMFTVLFALGRLPGWIAHWREMHGEPNKIGRPRQIYTGYTERDYADLSTR
- a CDS encoding OmpA family protein; protein product: MSDPDETRTITGWESASRLYRRPPGLGWLFALLVVPLLLGLLGWGTRDKSDPDASFSGVEPSLSAPAVDGPADAPGAGLPGLPAALSITRNSNDITLSGDLPNAAARTGLLDLLESIHGPDVNLVDNLHIAAGASGPDLTGLQGVFAAAVDIPDFGWTRNGDAVTLTGTAPDEQVRDQVEAAARSAWPNANLTNRIRVPGSAAPTPGGACAGLQADITALLNQPVTFETDGATLTSDSRQMLSRVAEEITACPEARISVDGYTDSSGSDAINVPLSANRARAVAEFLISQGVSSDLVTWNGHGSDNPIAGNDTPEGKAQNRRVEITVS